DNA from Candidatus Binatia bacterium:
GACAGCCAACGACACGAAGCGACTGCGCTCGCTTGAGCAGGAGAATGCACGGCTCAAGAAGCTGGTCGCAGAGCGCGATCTCGAGATCGAAGTCATGAAGGAGATCTCGGCAAAAAAGTGGTGAGCGCACGCGTTCGTCGCCGACAAGTTGCCTACGCATCGTCGCGTGGCCTGTCGGTGCGAAGAGCGTGTGCGCTGATCCAAACGGCACGATCGTCATTGAGATACGAATCGAAGAAGGCCGCACGAGACGCTGCGGTGGTGGTGCGGATGCGAGAGCTCGCCGGCTTGTATCCTCGCTACGGCTATCGCCGCATTCGGATCTTTCTGGCTCGGGAGGGCTTCAAGATGAGCTACCAGCGAGCGCACCGGCTCTGGAGAGCGGCGGGCCTCCAGGTGCCGCGAAAGCGGCCCCGTCGCCGTCCGTCCACCTCGCGGCCGAAGACACCGGCAGCGACGGAAGCCAATCAGGTCTGGGCATACGACTTCGTCTTCGACGCGTGCGCCAATGGGCAGCAGCTGAAGTGCTTGACTGTGATCGATGAATTCACCCGCGAAGCACTCGCCATCGACGTGGCCGGGAGCCTTCGATCGACACGGGTCATCGAAGTCCTAGCGAAGCTCGTGAGCATCCGCGGCGCACCGGGGTTTCTAAAGAGCGACAACGGGCCGGAGTTCGTCTCGCGGGCAGTACTGCAGTGGCTCAGCGACGCTGGAATCGACTGCGCCCTTAGCGACCCGGGCAAACCATGGCAGAACGGCACCGACGAGAGCTTCAACGGGAAGCTCCGAGACGAGTGCTTGAGCATGGAGTGGTTTCGAAGCCGCAACGAAGCCGTCGCGGTGATCGAAACCTGGCGACGTCACTACAACGAAGTCCGGCCGCACTCGAGCCTGGACTACCAGACCCCGATCGAGTTCAAGAACAACATCAACCCACCCGCAGAGGCGATCTCTCAATAATCGACTGGGCCGAAGAACCCGGGCAGGTTACGACCGGTAGTACAAATCCGGGGCGAGCCCTTCGCGGCGCCACAGGGCGGCAATGCTCTCTCCCCCACGCAGTCCTTCGAGGACGATGCGGATCTTCTCTTCCGCAGAAAAACGGCGGCGTGTCTTGCGCTGAATGTCGCGGACGACCTTCTGTGCACTCTCTCCCTCCACCCATTGGTTTCTCCTTCCCTTTGGGCCGGGAGTGTCTCTCATTTCATCGACTTATTTGGTCCAACCGTCTCTGAATCCGAACAGTGCGCACCGACCGCGGAATCGAGCACGCCTATATCGAGCCGCGCCCCCCGCAGCCGGGCGCCAAGGTCGAGCGCTCACACCGCACCAACTTCAGCCCTGCTTCCGCGATGTGTATATTGGAAGGGGCCACATGGCTTTCGATGGCCGCGGCTACTGCGATTTTGCGAAACCCACGTCGGGCTCGAGCCCACGCCATTCCAAAGAGGAAACCCCATGCCCGCCCCTCGGCCCACACAGCCCTCCACTCCTCCCGCCGACGCCTTCGAGATCCATCGCGCGCGCGTCGCCGAAGGGATGAACCTCGCGTATGTCCGTGAGGGCGTCGGGGGCTATCCCCTGCTCCTCGTTCACGGCTATCCTGAGACGAAGCGGGTGTGGTGGCGGAACATTCTTCCGCTCGCAGAGGCCGGATTCGAGGTCATCGTGCCGGACCTTCGCGGCTACGGCGACTCGGATCTATCCGAGAAAGACGAGTACGACATCGTGCTCTACTCGAAGGACCTCTTCGCTTTGGTCCACGACGTTCTCGGTCACGAGAAGTTCGGCCTGATCGCCGGCGACGTGGGCGGCGCAGTGATCGTCGACATGGCGAATCGTCACCCCGAGCATGCCGATCGGATGATCTTCTTCAATACGGTCGCGCCGGTCATCTACGAGGAACCCGAGTGGTACGCAGAGCGAAGCCTCTCGATGAACCCTCTCGAGCATGGCCCCACCGGAGACTACCGAATCCGGCAGGGGCGCGATCCGGAAAAGCTACGTGCAGACCTCGACACGCCTGCACGTTGCCGCCAGTACGTCCGCGATTTTTATGAGCACCGCCTGCTGGCGTCGCAAGGCTCTTTCGAAGAAACCGACTTCGACTTCATGGTCGAGCCCTTCGGGGACATCAATCGCCTCGCGGCCGCCTGGGCACCGTACCAACTCGAGTACGGGCGGCCGATGAGCGAGATCCCAATGATGATGCAGAAGACCCAGACACCGACGATGATCCTACACGGGCCCGACGATCAGATCGTGCCGAAGGACTTCCCGAAACTCTGTGAACTCGCATTCCCGAATCGGACCGGCCCGCTCGTCGTCCCCGAGTGTGGTCATTTCCTGCAATGGGAGCGGGCGGATGTGCTGAACGATCTCGCGATTCTCTACTTCGCAGGCCTACGGCCTGGGCGTTAGTCCAGGTTCCCTCATCGCGTCTCGGGCACGCGCGACCAGCTTCGGCGCTCCACCTGCGAGTGCGACGATCTCGCGCGCCTGCGCGTCCATCGGTGCCGGGGTCCAATGCGAAGGAATGTCGTCCCACCAGCCGATGTATTGCCTGATGATCATCTTGGAGACGTACTGCTCCCGCAGGCTGTGTTGGTCTGCCAGCTCGGGTGGCAGTTCGATGGTGTCGGGAATCTCGTCCTGGCGGAGGCCCGTGTTCAGGCCGTCGATCGTCACCCCCGTGATGTAGTAGAGGGCATCGGCGAGCTGAAGGAGCCCCTTTCTGAATCAAGGCGGGGTCGGTGATCGCCTCGCCGTGGCCCGGCAGCAGCATCTCAGGGTTCTTGGCCGCGATCGCGCGCAGCGCTCGGGCCCACTCTTCGGGGTGGCGTTGGACGCGCTTGCCGTTCCCGGAGTTCGGCGAATGAACGTGCCTTGGTGGAGAAGCCCCCGGGGTGAGCTGCGCACACAAAGACCTCGACGCCTGCGGTTCGGGATCCTGTATCAAGGAAATCGACGAGACTCGTTCACGTGCTTCAGCTTCGACCCCGGCAGGTTCTCGATCCCCGCGGAAGGCGCACAGCAGGCACAGGCTCTCAACCCATTGGACGACGGAGCGCTCCCGGCCAAGGGTGTGAACTACCGGAACTCGTACGCGTTCCATTCGACCCGAGGATATCCCAGGCACCGCGCCACAGAGAATCACTGCAATCCACTCACCTGCCGAGACGGACAACTCCGACCCCTAATCGGCCTCCCAGTCCGCCAGAAGCGCAGGGTAGTCGGCACCTGCGAGTTTCGGCAGCCGCTTTCGACGCCGGAACCGCGCGAGCGCCTCGCGAAGCCGCGCCCGGAGCGCATCCTCGCTCTTTGCCAGCGGCGCCAACTCGGCCCGCGCGAGCCGCCGAACCAGCCGATCGCGGGTCTCGAGCCGCAGATGCCCGCGCCGCGTGAGGTCGTCGATCGAGTTGCGAAGGCGATGACCGCCGTAGCCACCTCCCTCCGCCAGAGCGCGCGCGATGTCCATGACCGCGTCGAGATCGAGCCTCCCCGCCTGAAACAGCGAGGCTCCCGCCTGCAGAGTGTTGAAGGTGGGCACCACTCGAGGACCGTACGGCCGGAAGCGAGACGGCGGTGTTCGGCGCTCGAGGTTGATGTAGATGTGCCCCACAGC
Protein-coding regions in this window:
- a CDS encoding alpha/beta hydrolase, giving the protein MPAPRPTQPSTPPADAFEIHRARVAEGMNLAYVREGVGGYPLLLVHGYPETKRVWWRNILPLAEAGFEVIVPDLRGYGDSDLSEKDEYDIVLYSKDLFALVHDVLGHEKFGLIAGDVGGAVIVDMANRHPEHADRMIFFNTVAPVIYEEPEWYAERSLSMNPLEHGPTGDYRIRQGRDPEKLRADLDTPARCRQYVRDFYEHRLLASQGSFEETDFDFMVEPFGDINRLAAAWAPYQLEYGRPMSEIPMMMQKTQTPTMILHGPDDQIVPKDFPKLCELAFPNRTGPLVVPECGHFLQWERADVLNDLAILYFAGLRPGR
- a CDS encoding alkyl sulfatase dimerization domain-containing protein, whose product is MTIDGLNTGLRQDEIPDTIELPPELADQHSLREQYVSKMIIRQYIGWWDDIPSHWTPAPMDAQAREIVALAGGAPKLVARARDAMREPGLTPRP